The DNA segment TTCGCTCAGCATCGCCTTGCCCCGAAGGACGGCCCATCATGGACAGCGACGGACAACCCAGCCCTCTGGCCTCGATTCGCAATATCGGCATCGTCGCCCACATCGACGCCGGCAAGACGACCACCACCGAACGCATCCTCTACTACACCGGTGAGATCCACCGGATGGGAGATGTGGACAAGGGAAGCACCACCACCGACTACCTGCAGGAAGAACGCGAGCGCGGCATCACGATCGTCGCCGCCGCCATCTCCTGCAAGTGGAAGGACGCGCAGGGCGAGCCGATCACGATCAACATCATCGACACGCCGGGCCACGTCGACTTCACGGCCGAGGTCGAGCGGTCGCTCCGCGTGCTCGACGGCGCCGTGGTCGTCTTCTCGGCGGTTGAGGGGGTTGAGGCCCAGAGCGAGACCGTCTGGCGGCAGGCCGACAAGTACCACGTCCCCCGCCTCTGCTTCATCAACAAGATGGACCGCATCGGGGCCGAGTTCGAGCGGGTTTACGACGAGATCCGCGACCGTCTGGCCGGGCACCCGATCCCGGTGATGATCCCGATCGGCTCGGGCCCCGAGGGGAACCCCGACCAGTTTCAGGGGCTCATCGACCTGATCGAGCAGAAGGCCCTTTACTACCAGACCGAAGACCTCGGCTCGACGATCACCGAGAAACCGATTCCCGACGAGCTGCGCGATACGTTCGACCACTGGCGAGAAACGATGCTCGACCAGCTCAGCGAGTTCGACGAGACTTTCGCCGAGCACTACATGATGGCGCTCGAAGGCGAGCCCTTGACCCCCGAGATGATCCGGGCCGGCCTCCGTCGCGCCACCCTGACGGGCAAGGCGCAGCCGGTCCTCTGCGGGTCGAGCTTCAAGTACGTCGGCGTGCAGCGCTTGCTCGATGCGGTGGTCTCCTATCTGCCGAGCCCCCTGGAAGTCCCCCCGGTCAAGGGGGAACACCCCAAGAGCGGCGACGAGCTGGAGCGTCCTCCCGACCCGAAGGCCCCCTTCTCCGGCCTCGTCTTCAAGATCACGCACGATGCGCACGGCGACCTGTCGTTCGTCCGCGTCTACTCGGGCATCCTCAAGTCGAACACTCGGCCGCTCAACCCCGGCCGGAACAAGAAGGAGAACTGTTCGAGGCTCTACCACATCCGCGCCGATGACCGCGAGCAGATCGATCAGGCCCTGGCCGGCGATATTGTCGGCGTGGTCGGCCTGAAGGAGTCGGTCACGGGAGACACGCTCTGCGACCAGGCGCACCCGATCTTGCTGGAGCGGATCGAGTTCCCCGAGACGGTCATCAGCATGGCGATCGAGCCAGTTAGCTCGGCCGACAAGAACAAGCTGGCCGAGGCGCTTGTCTCTCTGGCCCGCGAGGACCCGACCTTCACCTACAAGTTCGACGAGGAAACGGGCGAGACCTTGATCTCCGGCATGGGCGAATTGCACCTGGAGATCATCAAGAACAAGATGCTCCGCGACCTGAAGCTGAAGGTCCGCATCGGCAAGCCCCGCGTCAGCTACCGCGAGACGATCCAGCACGCCGTCAAGGGAATCCACGGCCAGTGCATTCGCCAGACGGGCGGCTCGGGCCTGTATGCGAAGGTCACGATCGACCTGGAGCCGGAAACCCAGGCCAAGGGGGCGCCGGTCGTCCGGTTCGTCAACAAGGCCAAGCCGAACGACGTGCCCACCGAGTTCGTCCGCGCCGTCGAGGCCGCCATCCGCGAGGACGCCAAGTCGGGCGGGATCACCGGCTACCCGCTCGTCGACCTGAAAGTCACCCTGACCGACGGCGACACGCACGAGGTCGATAGCAACGAGCTGGCCTTCGGCTTCGCCGCGACCGACGCCCTGAACAAGGCGCTTGAAAAGGCCGGGGCCGTGCTGCTCGAACCGATCATGAAGGTCGAGGTCGTCACCCCCGAGGACTTCCTCGGCAACGTGACCGGCGACCTCTCCAGCCGCCGCGCGTTGATCGACAAGACGTATCAGCGCGGCAAGCTCTGGGTCGTCGAGGCCCGTGCCCCGCTCGAACAGATGTTCGGCTACTCGACCGACGTCCGCAGCCTCAGCCAGGGACGCGCCAGCTACAGCATGGAACCCTTCGACTACGCCCCCGCCCCCGAGGCGATGCTCCGGAAGCTCTCCGGCATGGACGATGAGGACTGATCGCCGCCCGACCTTTGACGGTGTCTCCCCTGCCCGCCCGCCTTTCGAGGAGGACGATCGACGATGGCCACCGCGACCCGCCCCGACGCCGCAACGGTTGATCCCGAAGTTCTTCGCCCGGAACACCTCGCCACCGAAGCCGACGATCCGATCGTCCCTCCTCCGGGCGAGGACGTATTCTACGAAGTCGTGGACGGTGAGGTGATCGAGATTCCGCCTATGGGAACCTTTGAAGCCGATATTGCAAACCTGCTGGCCGAACTGATCAACGATTACGCTCGTCCGAGGAAGCTCGGCCGGGCCTTCGTCGAGGTCCTCTACCGGATCAACCCCGAGCGAAAGATCCGCCGGCAGCCGGACGTGGCCTTCGTCTCGGCCGACCGATGGCCCGTCGGAAAACGGGCCCCGAAGGCGAGTTCCTGGCAAGTCGTGCCCGACCTGGCCGTCGAGGTCGTTAGCCCCTCCGACCTGGCCGCGCACCTGAACCGCAAGATCAGCGATTTCTTTCAGGCCGGGACGGTCGCCGTCTGGGTCATCTACCAGGAAACCCGGCAAGTCTACGTTTACTCCTCCCCCACTGCCGTCGAGATCCTCACTCCCCCGGCCGAACTGGACGGCGGCGCGATTCTCCCTGGCTTCCGACTCCCCGTCGCCCGGCTCTTCGACGACGACCCGGACACCGCGCCTGGCCCTGCTTCGGAGTCCTGAGCGGTCGAGATCCGATTGTCCTCAAACGAGGAGCACCACTGATGGCCACCGCGACCCGCCCCGACGCGACGACGATCCCCGAAGAGTCGATCGGTACGCCGCTGTCTCCTCCTCCAGTTGTCGAGGCCGACGTCCCAGCCGACGACTTTGTGCCGCCGTCGTCGAGTGAGATCCTGTTCGAGGTGATTGATGGTGTCGTCGTGGAGTGCCCGCCGATGGGGAGTCTAGAACTCGACATCGCCAATTACCTGGCCCAGGAGCTCAATGTGGTGGCCCTGTCGCAAGGACTCGGCCAGGCATTGGTCGAACAACTGTTTCGACTCAGGGCGCAGAGCACCAACCGCCGAAGGCCCGATATCGCCTTCGTGTCGACGGCAAAATGGCCCCGAGGCAGGCGAGTGCCCCGCGCCAATGCCTGGGAGATGGCCCCCGATCTGGCGGTCGAGGTCGTTAGCCCCTCCGACCTGGCCGCCGAACTGGACCGCAAGCTCGTCGAATACTTCGAGGCCGGGGTCTCGCTCGTCTGGGTCGTTTATCCCGAGACGCGCCGGGTGTTCGTCTTCTCGTCGGCGACGGAGGTCCGCATCCTCTCCGCCTCGGACGAGCTGGACGGCTGCGCGGTCGTTCCCGGGTTCCGACTCGCCTTGACGCGGCTCTTTGACGGCGACCCGGAACCTCAGCCGGCCCCGCAATCCTGAATCCCATCCCCCTTTCCCGAGGCTCCAGCAATGACGCCAATTGCCCCGCTTGCCCTGCTCGCCTTGCTGGCCCCGAGCGACGATCCGATGCCCGATCTTTCAAACGTCCCCGGCGTGGTGATTGACCATAGCCCGGCCTCGTCCCGGCAATACATCGGCTCGCCGAGCCTCGCCGTCCTCCCCGATGGCACCTACGTTGCCTCGCACGACTTTTTCGGGCCGGGAAGCTCGAAGGACGTGACGGTGGTCTTCGCGTCGAAGGACCGAGGGGAATCGTGGGATCAGATCGCCACGATCAAGGGGCAGTGGTGGTCGACCCTGTTTGTCCATCGCGATGCGCTCTACCTGATGGGGACCAGTCGGGAATACGGCGAAGGGGTCATCCGCCGGTCGACCGACGGCGGCACCACCTGGACCGAGCCGGTCGATTCCTCCTCGGGCTTGCTGTTGCCGGGGAAGAAGTACCATTGCGCCCCGGTTCCCGTCGTTGAGCACGACGGGCGCCTCTGGCGGGCGATGGAAGACGCCGAAGGCCCCGGCGGCTGGGGCGTCCATTTCCGAGCCTTCATGATGTCGGCCCCGGTCGATGCCGACCTCCTGAACGCCGCAAGCTGGACCTCCAGCAACCGGCTCGGCTCGGATCTCTCCTGGCTCGCGCCGGTCACGTTCGGCGGCTGGCTCGAAGGCAACGCGGTGGTGACTCCCGAGGGGGAGATCGTCGACATTCTCCGCGTCGACTCGAAGCCCGATCCCGGCTTTGCCGCCGTCGTCCGGATCAGCAAGGACGGCCAGACCGCCTCCTTCGACCCCGAGTCCAGCTTCATCCGCTTCCCCGGCGGCGCCAAGAAGTTCACGATCCGATACGACCCGAAGACCGAGGCGTACTGGTCCCTGACCAACTGGGTCCCCCCGCGTAACGACCTCGGCCAACCCGGCCGGACCCGCAACACCTTGGCATTGATCGCCTCGACCAATCTGAAGGACTGGGAGATCCGCGCCGTCGTCCTCCATCACCCCGACGTGACGAAGCACGCCTTCCAGTACGTCGACTGGCTCTTTGACGGTGACGACCTGATCGTCGCCTCCCGGACCGCCTTCGATGACGGCCTCGGCGGTGCCCACAACGCACATGACGCCAATTTCATGACCTTCCACCGGATCGAAGGCTTCCGGACCCTCGACGGTATTCCCGACGACCTCGGCGACGATTGATCGCTCG comes from the Tautonia marina genome and includes:
- the fusA gene encoding elongation factor G; translation: MDSDGQPSPLASIRNIGIVAHIDAGKTTTTERILYYTGEIHRMGDVDKGSTTTDYLQEERERGITIVAAAISCKWKDAQGEPITINIIDTPGHVDFTAEVERSLRVLDGAVVVFSAVEGVEAQSETVWRQADKYHVPRLCFINKMDRIGAEFERVYDEIRDRLAGHPIPVMIPIGSGPEGNPDQFQGLIDLIEQKALYYQTEDLGSTITEKPIPDELRDTFDHWRETMLDQLSEFDETFAEHYMMALEGEPLTPEMIRAGLRRATLTGKAQPVLCGSSFKYVGVQRLLDAVVSYLPSPLEVPPVKGEHPKSGDELERPPDPKAPFSGLVFKITHDAHGDLSFVRVYSGILKSNTRPLNPGRNKKENCSRLYHIRADDREQIDQALAGDIVGVVGLKESVTGDTLCDQAHPILLERIEFPETVISMAIEPVSSADKNKLAEALVSLAREDPTFTYKFDEETGETLISGMGELHLEIIKNKMLRDLKLKVRIGKPRVSYRETIQHAVKGIHGQCIRQTGGSGLYAKVTIDLEPETQAKGAPVVRFVNKAKPNDVPTEFVRAVEAAIREDAKSGGITGYPLVDLKVTLTDGDTHEVDSNELAFGFAATDALNKALEKAGAVLLEPIMKVEVVTPEDFLGNVTGDLSSRRALIDKTYQRGKLWVVEARAPLEQMFGYSTDVRSLSQGRASYSMEPFDYAPAPEAMLRKLSGMDDED
- a CDS encoding Uma2 family endonuclease, yielding MATATRPDATTIPEESIGTPLSPPPVVEADVPADDFVPPSSSEILFEVIDGVVVECPPMGSLELDIANYLAQELNVVALSQGLGQALVEQLFRLRAQSTNRRRPDIAFVSTAKWPRGRRVPRANAWEMAPDLAVEVVSPSDLAAELDRKLVEYFEAGVSLVWVVYPETRRVFVFSSATEVRILSASDELDGCAVVPGFRLALTRLFDGDPEPQPAPQS
- a CDS encoding Uma2 family endonuclease, producing MATATRPDAATVDPEVLRPEHLATEADDPIVPPPGEDVFYEVVDGEVIEIPPMGTFEADIANLLAELINDYARPRKLGRAFVEVLYRINPERKIRRQPDVAFVSADRWPVGKRAPKASSWQVVPDLAVEVVSPSDLAAHLNRKISDFFQAGTVAVWVIYQETRQVYVYSSPTAVEILTPPAELDGGAILPGFRLPVARLFDDDPDTAPGPASES
- a CDS encoding sialidase family protein is translated as MTPIAPLALLALLAPSDDPMPDLSNVPGVVIDHSPASSRQYIGSPSLAVLPDGTYVASHDFFGPGSSKDVTVVFASKDRGESWDQIATIKGQWWSTLFVHRDALYLMGTSREYGEGVIRRSTDGGTTWTEPVDSSSGLLLPGKKYHCAPVPVVEHDGRLWRAMEDAEGPGGWGVHFRAFMMSAPVDADLLNAASWTSSNRLGSDLSWLAPVTFGGWLEGNAVVTPEGEIVDILRVDSKPDPGFAAVVRISKDGQTASFDPESSFIRFPGGAKKFTIRYDPKTEAYWSLTNWVPPRNDLGQPGRTRNTLALIASTNLKDWEIRAVVLHHPDVTKHAFQYVDWLFDGDDLIVASRTAFDDGLGGAHNAHDANFMTFHRIEGFRTLDGIPDDLGDD